A single Phycisphaerales bacterium DNA region contains:
- a CDS encoding 50S ribosome-binding GTPase, with product MSKKKAEAVVRATLTTPPIPGAVAIILLQGDCAAILSKLTGRNDLRLGQTHLVDFVDIDEGLALPLSEKTALLMPHGGPRIVERLASWLIEQGALWSDAQDIDCQSLFPEAADAYEALMLRTLAKANSRLAVDLLLDQPKRWRLKPVLDRDDLSRSLRLNRLIQPAHIALVGQPNAGKSSLMNALMGRTISIATHLPGTTRDYTTGLIDLAGITALVHDTPGLRQTQDPIEASAIELAASVVARADLVVLLSAPDCGWLDTVFSRAPDITVRTMADIAKCDDGDICISSQTREGLSHLTQMLKERLVPECDLNHPGAWLFDSQLSDI from the coding sequence ATGAGCAAGAAGAAAGCTGAAGCTGTCGTTAGAGCCACACTGACAACACCACCAATTCCAGGTGCCGTTGCGATCATCTTGCTGCAAGGAGATTGCGCCGCAATACTCAGCAAGCTGACCGGGCGAAATGATCTGCGTTTGGGCCAAACACATTTAGTCGACTTTGTAGATATTGACGAAGGCCTTGCATTACCGCTCTCAGAAAAGACCGCACTGCTTATGCCCCATGGTGGGCCAAGAATTGTGGAGCGACTGGCTTCATGGCTCATTGAACAAGGCGCTCTCTGGAGCGATGCCCAAGACATCGACTGCCAATCACTCTTCCCAGAAGCCGCCGACGCTTATGAAGCGTTGATGCTTCGCACCCTGGCAAAAGCCAATAGCCGCCTAGCGGTTGATCTCCTTCTAGACCAGCCCAAACGCTGGCGGCTCAAACCTGTGCTCGATCGTGACGACCTGAGTCGAAGCTTGCGACTCAATCGCCTGATTCAACCAGCTCACATCGCCTTGGTCGGCCAACCCAACGCAGGCAAGAGCTCACTGATGAACGCACTGATGGGCAGGACCATCTCGATCGCAACCCATCTGCCAGGGACGACCCGAGACTATACGACCGGTCTCATCGATCTCGCCGGCATCACAGCCCTTGTTCACGACACGCCTGGTCTCCGTCAAACACAGGACCCCATTGAAGCAAGCGCTATCGAACTAGCCGCTTCAGTGGTGGCGCGTGCAGATCTTGTTGTTTTACTAAGCGCGCCTGACTGTGGGTGGCTGGATACGGTGTTTTCTCGCGCGCCAGACATCACGGTTAGGACCATGGCTGACATTGCCAAATGCGATGATGGTGATATCTGCATCAGCAGCCAGACCCGAGAAGGCCTGAGCCATCTCACCCAAATGCTGAAAGAACGCCTCGTTCCAGAATGCGACCTCAATCATCCCGGCGCTTGGCTTTTTGACTCGCAATTGTCGGACATCTGA
- a CDS encoding tetratricopeptide repeat protein — protein sequence MGMPEGSGDKPTPDPDATLDQPSVRGRSNPIGLQPGDTVGNFKILSRLGEGGFGVVYLADQLAPVKRRVALKIIKPGMDTRAVIARFEAERQALALMNHPGIARVYEAGTTDDHRPFFVMEYVQGEPITTYCDRHRMNTQTRLRLFAAVCDAIQHAHMKGVIHRDLKPANILVIINERDEPQPKIIDFGIAKATSQSLTENTLFTQQGQLIGTPEYMSPEQAEMSAVDIDTRSDVYSLGVLLYELLTGHTPFESQTLREAGLAGIQRIIREQTPQRPSTKLTSIDTNDASQVAQLRATSIDHLRGILRKELEWIPLKALRKERNERYASAKEMGDDVHRYLDGDALEAGPESANYRLRKLIKRNKGPVIAAAIIFIVLVLGIVATSLFAVRAASNEKEADRQAKLAQENANQAELQKKTVTAQYAALQEVADQLEQQRQIAELKSNEAKEAAQQATEEAIRATEEMQRTQLIFSYLNNRLFSAIDPRLRGAGPDQFRAEQPFIEVLDQAMQHIDEDFTDEPELEARIRTTMGRAYFGLARFEAAAQQMTKALTLRQQVNGPNHPKTLSIQAALAQSKAELGEIDLAESMLRHVLEKQIEANGPDDIETMMTANGLASLLHQQGKTEEAESIYRALLAKEKPQTQIDLPPNVDQRPNASLLGPEMSQLTVGTGFKDSQETPASIEAQATEQFMRPNIQSQVAVNLAIMLRERGELDEALKLAEKAWQDTRQRGETDSALNAANELAIIHYTAGRLDQATEMLEWALEQQMRRLGRAHPHTIDLMNTLGAVCTEQGQMEQAAEYLQTAGDVIDEMYGDESEEALANLNNLAAWYYNSGQYQQAAQRFERGAKLSEKLNGPEARDTYFLKLNWAVALDTLQQDQRAEAMLIELVEQITATFGPDDALSLKTRRALADLYEESGQSAKAEPLLRQVLQTQQAQAPDQIETLITMQALARLLRETSQYEESISLYEPALAGLEAQGYRPIAAIVRGAYGRCLFLDGQLDKAGPVLEQAFKEVQMFHGPESPRSQDIRSYINDLINAYQDAGNIKRAAQYRAQLEELEKE from the coding sequence ATGGGCATGCCTGAAGGTTCTGGTGACAAACCAACGCCTGATCCGGATGCCACGCTTGATCAGCCTAGCGTGCGTGGGCGATCAAACCCCATTGGTTTGCAGCCCGGCGATACTGTTGGAAACTTCAAAATACTAAGCCGGCTCGGCGAAGGTGGTTTTGGCGTTGTCTATCTCGCCGATCAGTTGGCACCGGTCAAACGCCGTGTGGCGCTGAAGATCATCAAACCAGGCATGGACACTCGGGCCGTCATCGCGCGCTTTGAGGCTGAGCGACAAGCACTGGCCTTGATGAACCATCCCGGTATTGCGCGTGTCTATGAGGCGGGCACGACCGACGATCACCGGCCCTTTTTCGTCATGGAATATGTGCAAGGTGAACCGATCACAACCTATTGCGATCGGCATCGAATGAACACTCAAACACGACTACGGCTTTTTGCTGCCGTCTGTGATGCCATCCAACACGCACATATGAAGGGCGTCATCCACCGTGATTTGAAGCCGGCCAACATTCTGGTCATTATCAATGAGCGAGATGAACCTCAGCCTAAGATCATTGACTTTGGCATTGCAAAAGCCACCAGCCAATCGCTGACAGAAAACACCTTGTTCACTCAACAAGGCCAGCTCATTGGAACGCCAGAATACATGTCACCTGAGCAGGCTGAGATGAGCGCCGTTGACATCGATACCCGAAGCGATGTCTATTCCCTCGGCGTGCTCCTGTATGAACTACTGACTGGCCACACACCTTTTGAGTCACAGACACTTCGAGAAGCTGGCCTGGCCGGCATTCAACGGATCATTCGCGAACAAACACCACAAAGACCCAGCACCAAGCTCACCAGCATTGACACAAACGATGCTTCCCAGGTCGCTCAGTTAAGAGCAACAAGTATCGACCATTTACGAGGTATTCTGCGCAAGGAACTTGAGTGGATCCCACTCAAAGCGCTGCGCAAGGAACGCAACGAACGGTATGCCTCTGCCAAAGAGATGGGCGATGACGTACATCGCTATCTTGATGGCGATGCGCTTGAAGCTGGCCCTGAATCGGCAAACTACCGCTTGCGCAAATTGATTAAACGCAACAAGGGCCCAGTGATCGCTGCGGCAATTATTTTCATTGTGCTCGTACTTGGCATTGTTGCAACATCTCTCTTTGCAGTTCGAGCCGCATCTAATGAAAAAGAAGCTGACCGCCAAGCAAAACTCGCTCAAGAGAATGCCAATCAGGCTGAACTTCAGAAAAAAACAGTCACGGCGCAGTATGCCGCGCTGCAAGAAGTTGCAGATCAACTTGAGCAACAGCGGCAGATTGCTGAACTGAAGTCCAATGAAGCAAAGGAGGCGGCACAACAAGCGACGGAAGAAGCCATTAGAGCAACCGAAGAAATGCAGCGAACGCAACTGATCTTTAGCTATTTGAATAACCGTCTCTTCAGCGCTATTGATCCACGCTTAAGGGGCGCAGGGCCAGATCAATTCAGAGCAGAACAACCATTTATTGAAGTGCTTGATCAGGCCATGCAGCACATCGATGAAGACTTTACAGATGAGCCTGAGCTTGAGGCTCGCATCCGCACCACCATGGGACGCGCTTACTTTGGACTCGCTCGCTTCGAAGCCGCGGCCCAACAAATGACCAAAGCCCTGACACTACGCCAGCAAGTTAATGGGCCAAATCATCCCAAGACACTATCGATCCAAGCTGCCTTAGCACAATCCAAAGCAGAACTTGGTGAGATAGATCTTGCAGAGTCAATGCTCCGCCATGTACTCGAAAAGCAAATCGAAGCCAATGGCCCAGATGACATTGAGACCATGATGACGGCCAATGGTCTTGCCAGCCTCTTACATCAGCAGGGAAAAACAGAAGAGGCGGAGTCCATTTATCGAGCACTGCTGGCGAAAGAAAAACCACAAACACAAATAGACCTTCCGCCGAATGTGGATCAACGACCCAACGCCAGTCTGCTTGGCCCCGAAATGTCTCAACTGACCGTCGGTACCGGGTTCAAAGACAGCCAAGAAACGCCGGCTTCAATCGAAGCACAGGCCACAGAACAATTCATGCGACCAAATATCCAATCACAGGTTGCAGTGAATCTTGCCATCATGCTCCGGGAGCGCGGCGAACTCGATGAGGCCCTTAAACTTGCCGAGAAGGCATGGCAAGACACACGTCAAAGAGGTGAGACCGACTCAGCACTCAACGCTGCCAATGAACTGGCGATCATTCACTACACCGCAGGCCGCCTCGACCAAGCAACAGAAATGCTTGAATGGGCACTTGAGCAGCAAATGCGCCGCCTGGGAAGAGCTCACCCCCACACGATTGACTTGATGAATACTCTGGGTGCGGTCTGTACTGAACAAGGCCAAATGGAACAAGCCGCCGAGTACTTGCAGACGGCAGGCGATGTGATTGACGAAATGTATGGCGATGAAAGTGAAGAGGCACTTGCGAACCTCAACAATCTCGCCGCTTGGTATTACAACAGCGGACAGTACCAGCAAGCCGCACAACGCTTTGAACGCGGCGCCAAGCTCAGTGAAAAACTCAACGGCCCAGAAGCCCGTGACACCTATTTCTTAAAACTCAATTGGGCTGTTGCCCTGGACACACTCCAGCAAGACCAACGTGCTGAAGCAATGCTCATCGAACTCGTCGAGCAAATCACAGCCACGTTCGGCCCTGATGATGCCCTTTCACTTAAAACCAGGCGCGCGTTGGCTGACCTCTATGAGGAGTCGGGACAGTCTGCCAAAGCTGAACCGCTGCTTCGCCAAGTCCTTCAAACGCAACAGGCCCAAGCACCAGATCAAATTGAGACACTAATCACCATGCAAGCGCTGGCAAGACTCTTACGTGAAACCAGCCAATACGAAGAGTCAATCAGCCTCTACGAGCCAGCATTGGCGGGCTTAGAGGCTCAGGGCTATCGACCGATTGCGGCCATCGTCCGCGGCGCTTATGGACGCTGCCTCTTTCTCGATGGGCAGCTCGACAAAGCTGGTCCAGTTTTAGAACAGGCCTTTAAAGAAGTACAGATGTTTCATGGGCCAGAAAGCCCACGGAGTCAGGACATCCGTTCTTACATCAACGATCTTATTAATGCCTATCAGGATGCCGGCAATATCAAGCGAGCCGCCCAATATCGAGCCCAGCTTGAAGAGCTCGAAAAAGAGTAG
- a CDS encoding type III pantothenate kinase, which translates to MNVGNTRTQIGQISEGKLATAVRIPNTDLAKIVQHVVAETKRLPEVPAIVLAAVHEQMGETMTSALQDQLATDVYQVGRDVPVPIGQSLDRETLTGIDRMLNAAAAFDQLQQACVIVDAGTAVTVDFVDGEGTFHGGAIAPGAHMQLEALSQHASALPEIKWRKPDDEPFGRNTAEAMLQGVYYGIRGLVRVVVERYAEHYRAYPLVVATGGDSQLLFDQDDFVDRVIPDLTLEGIAVAVRHALATDQHEQEES; encoded by the coding sequence ATGAATGTAGGTAACACCCGGACCCAGATTGGCCAAATCAGCGAGGGGAAGCTCGCGACAGCCGTTCGTATCCCAAATACAGACCTCGCCAAAATAGTCCAGCATGTGGTTGCCGAAACAAAACGTCTCCCAGAAGTGCCCGCAATCGTCCTTGCCGCTGTCCATGAACAGATGGGCGAGACAATGACCTCAGCACTTCAGGACCAATTGGCCACCGACGTCTATCAAGTCGGGAGAGATGTGCCCGTTCCAATTGGCCAATCACTTGATCGCGAAACGCTGACCGGCATCGATCGGATGCTCAATGCCGCAGCAGCCTTTGACCAACTCCAACAGGCATGCGTTATTGTCGATGCAGGCACCGCAGTCACTGTTGACTTTGTTGACGGCGAAGGCACATTCCATGGCGGCGCGATCGCACCCGGCGCACATATGCAACTCGAGGCACTCTCTCAACATGCTTCAGCGCTTCCTGAAATCAAATGGCGCAAACCTGATGACGAACCCTTTGGCCGAAATACCGCAGAGGCAATGCTGCAAGGCGTCTACTATGGAATCCGAGGCCTTGTTCGTGTTGTTGTTGAACGTTATGCAGAGCACTATCGAGCGTATCCATTAGTCGTGGCCACAGGTGGTGACAGTCAACTGTTGTTTGACCAAGATGACTTTGTAGATCGCGTGATTCCAGACCTGACACTCGAGGGAATTGCTGTGGCCGTGCGCCATGCACTTGCTACTGATCAACATGAGCAAGAAGAAAGCTGA
- a CDS encoding enoyl-ACP reductase codes for MGILEGKRGLIVGVANEHSYGTHIATSIKREGGECLFTHLPGEKMARRCSKAIEKVGIADPWLEPLDASNDEDLDRVFDKLGKDFGSIDFLVHSIAFADRDWLKAGKFAATPREVFNQALDISAYTYMAMGNRAAQIMPNGGGMVSMSYYGAEKAIPGYNVMGVAKSALESATRYLAADLGEKDVRVNCISGGPLRTLSAMAVGGFADILDWVQQKSPLKRNVTGGNVGDTAAFLLSPLAGGVTGEVIHVDCGYSTIGL; via the coding sequence ATGGGCATTCTTGAAGGGAAACGCGGTCTGATTGTTGGTGTTGCCAACGAGCATAGTTACGGCACTCATATCGCGACCTCCATTAAGCGTGAGGGAGGTGAATGTCTTTTTACGCATTTGCCTGGCGAAAAGATGGCTCGTCGTTGTTCAAAGGCAATCGAAAAAGTTGGTATTGCTGATCCATGGCTTGAACCTCTCGATGCCTCTAATGATGAAGATCTCGATCGCGTCTTCGACAAGTTGGGTAAGGACTTTGGTTCGATTGATTTCTTGGTGCACTCGATCGCTTTTGCGGATCGTGATTGGCTCAAGGCAGGAAAGTTTGCGGCGACACCACGAGAAGTGTTTAATCAAGCGCTTGATATCAGTGCCTATACCTATATGGCAATGGGTAATCGTGCGGCTCAGATCATGCCCAATGGTGGTGGAATGGTCTCTATGAGTTACTACGGCGCTGAGAAGGCAATACCTGGCTATAACGTGATGGGTGTTGCGAAGTCGGCACTTGAATCAGCAACACGTTATCTGGCGGCTGATTTGGGTGAAAAAGATGTGCGTGTCAATTGCATCTCGGGTGGCCCACTTCGAACGCTCAGTGCAATGGCAGTGGGAGGCTTTGCTGATATTCTTGATTGGGTGCAACAGAAGTCGCCGCTCAAACGCAATGTGACTGGCGGCAATGTCGGTGATACGGCCGCTTTCTTGCTCAGCCCACTGGCTGGTGGCGTGACTGGTGAAGTCATCCATGTTGACTGTGGTTACAGTACGATTGGACTATAG
- a CDS encoding bifunctional 5,10-methylenetetrahydrofolate dehydrogenase/5,10-methenyltetrahydrofolate cyclohydrolase, whose product MTSGCGIPTVYAGDDILVGMMEATATMIDGISLAAKFKAQIGALVAEVKAQGRPVRLDALLVGGADSPAAIYARNQAKTCLEVGIEYHLHELSGQATEDDILGRILLLNANEDVRAIMMHLPLPKGVDTERIQSMIAVDKDVEGVNPANIGKVVYGRRSLVPCTALAVMEMIESTGVELEGACAVCVGASNIVGKPVAVLLMRAQATVVSTNVHTKSLDALVRGADIVVSAAGVAGLVRGDMIKPGAVVIDVGINRVKGDDGQVHTVGDVVYDEVAQVAGYVSPVPGGVGPMTVAMMLRNTVEAAERLGR is encoded by the coding sequence ATGACTTCTGGCTGTGGCATCCCCACAGTGTACGCAGGAGACGATATTCTTGTGGGCATGATGGAAGCAACAGCGACAATGATTGACGGGATCTCTCTGGCAGCGAAGTTTAAAGCCCAGATAGGGGCGCTTGTGGCTGAGGTGAAAGCGCAGGGGCGGCCGGTCAGGCTCGATGCCTTACTGGTTGGTGGGGCTGATAGTCCTGCAGCAATTTATGCCCGGAATCAGGCCAAGACCTGTCTTGAGGTTGGTATTGAATATCACCTTCATGAGCTCTCTGGTCAGGCGACGGAAGATGACATCCTGGGTCGCATTCTCTTACTCAATGCCAATGAGGATGTGCGAGCCATCATGATGCATCTGCCTTTGCCAAAAGGTGTGGACACCGAGCGAATTCAATCCATGATTGCAGTTGATAAAGATGTAGAAGGTGTGAATCCAGCGAACATTGGTAAGGTTGTCTATGGTCGCCGTAGCTTGGTGCCGTGCACGGCTCTTGCAGTCATGGAGATGATTGAGTCCACAGGTGTGGAGCTTGAGGGGGCTTGTGCTGTATGTGTGGGTGCCAGCAACATCGTAGGGAAGCCTGTCGCAGTTCTTTTAATGCGAGCTCAGGCAACAGTGGTTTCTACAAACGTGCATACCAAATCTCTAGACGCGCTGGTGCGTGGTGCTGATATTGTCGTTTCAGCGGCAGGCGTTGCTGGTCTGGTAAGAGGCGACATGATTAAACCCGGCGCGGTGGTGATCGATGTTGGCATCAATCGGGTCAAAGGCGATGACGGCCAGGTGCATACGGTTGGTGATGTTGTCTACGATGAGGTGGCGCAAGTCGCAGGCTACGTCTCGCCAGTTCCTGGTGGCGTTGGTCCGATGACCGTAGCAATGATGCTCCGCAATACGGTTGAAGCTGCCGAGCGTCTTGGTCGCTAG
- a CDS encoding phosphoribosylaminoimidazolesuccinocarboxamide synthase, whose translation MNTVFQTDLPLPGRRQGKVRDIYEVPGDANTPPRMLIIASDRISAFDVVLPTPVPGKGCMLTGIAEKWFDFVRELNIIEDHLLSTRGNDVPGISEDEAASIDGRVMVGRACEVIPVEFVVRGYLAGSGWVEYQQNQSVCGVSLPAGLMQCSQLPEPIFTPATKATVGHDENIDFETSCSIAGKDVMEHLRTVSLNMYNAAAEYARARGIILADTKFEFGYPIDHQGNRCGEPILIDEILTPDSSRFWPAEEYEAGRDQNSFDKQYVRNHLLGMVKAGSWDKTPPGPELPDEIISNTLKRYREARDRLFD comes from the coding sequence ATGAACACCGTTTTTCAGACCGATCTCCCCCTCCCCGGCCGTCGACAGGGCAAAGTACGCGATATTTATGAAGTTCCAGGCGATGCCAATACCCCGCCTCGAATGTTGATCATCGCCTCTGACCGCATTAGCGCTTTTGACGTCGTCTTGCCCACACCAGTTCCGGGCAAGGGCTGCATGCTCACTGGCATCGCTGAAAAGTGGTTTGACTTTGTCCGCGAACTCAACATCATCGAAGACCACCTTCTATCAACGCGGGGCAACGATGTTCCCGGCATCTCGGAAGATGAAGCCGCCTCGATTGATGGACGAGTGATGGTCGGACGGGCCTGCGAAGTCATTCCTGTTGAGTTTGTCGTGCGCGGCTACCTCGCTGGCTCTGGATGGGTCGAATATCAACAAAATCAGTCCGTCTGCGGCGTCTCTCTACCCGCGGGCCTGATGCAGTGCAGCCAGCTGCCTGAACCGATTTTTACCCCAGCAACCAAAGCCACTGTGGGGCATGATGAGAACATCGACTTTGAAACCTCATGCTCGATTGCTGGCAAGGATGTCATGGAGCACTTGCGCACGGTCTCGCTCAATATGTACAACGCCGCCGCCGAGTACGCCCGAGCCCGTGGCATTATTCTCGCTGATACCAAGTTTGAATTTGGCTACCCGATCGACCACCAAGGCAACCGGTGCGGCGAACCTATTTTGATCGATGAGATTTTGACACCTGATTCATCACGCTTTTGGCCTGCAGAAGAGTATGAAGCGGGCCGCGATCAGAACTCATTCGACAAGCAGTACGTACGAAACCACTTGCTTGGCATGGTGAAGGCCGGAAGCTGGGATAAAACCCCTCCAGGCCCAGAGCTCCCCGATGAAATTATTAGCAACACGCTCAAACGCTATCGCGAAGCTCGTGACCGCCTCTTCGACTAA
- a CDS encoding FHA domain-containing protein — protein MATIYIVEGPNNGEAYLLSEGEVVIGRGEESSIALADEKTSRSHLSVSYSHDSRKHVAKDLKSTNGTRCNGKLMSTATVLSDGDQLAFGDTVIEYSSATFESAAEAKEARTVSSRQGTNTLMDNQNAGW, from the coding sequence ATGGCGACGATTTATATTGTTGAAGGACCAAATAATGGTGAGGCTTACCTTCTTAGTGAGGGGGAGGTTGTGATTGGTCGTGGGGAGGAGTCGAGCATTGCCTTGGCTGATGAAAAGACCTCTCGCTCGCATTTGAGTGTGAGCTATAGCCATGATTCGAGAAAGCATGTTGCCAAGGATCTGAAGTCAACCAATGGAACTCGATGCAATGGCAAGCTCATGTCGACTGCGACCGTGCTCAGTGATGGTGACCAGCTCGCATTTGGAGATACGGTGATTGAGTATTCTTCAGCAACGTTCGAGTCGGCTGCGGAGGCGAAAGAGGCTCGAACCGTCTCGTCTCGCCAAGGAACCAATACGCTCATGGATAATCAGAACGCAGGCTGGTAG
- a CDS encoding helix-hairpin-helix domain-containing protein — protein sequence MSRSCLSQQKLFVSLLLGLSVVTTFAVPPLPSRSILAPDLRIDINQAKTAELELLPGIGAALAQRIVRWRQETGLYASVDDLDQIAGIGPVRIAELRLLVVASSSRR from the coding sequence ATGAGCCGCTCTTGTTTATCGCAGCAAAAGTTGTTTGTGAGTTTGTTGCTTGGTTTGTCTGTTGTGACGACATTCGCAGTGCCTCCTCTGCCATCGCGTTCAATTCTTGCGCCCGATCTCCGAATAGATATCAATCAAGCGAAGACTGCTGAATTAGAGTTATTGCCAGGAATTGGGGCAGCATTGGCTCAGCGGATCGTGCGGTGGCGACAAGAAACAGGTCTGTATGCTTCGGTCGACGATCTTGATCAGATCGCTGGCATTGGACCGGTTCGGATCGCTGAACTCAGATTGCTTGTGGTCGCAAGTAGCTCGCGCCGATAG
- a CDS encoding endo-1,4-beta-xylanase — MSLSLEYFSPSVEDAGEGNLDASSAYLMDKNLRALPGKIDFRKSTKAGVNGILRGDSGAAGAMAMTVQYDVAGRGLLMLQTCLLRQRDEPYNLSVELARHRIKMFLSKSEEWQMFDLSQEHPAVANWEDARQLLTRALVAKNGCEATRLANKALAKSVDASERLATAHAQILLHRRYGQRAASTTTLGLRLWPSRFDQSVLDLVEREFDVVSLPLIWRDMEPRQGEIDWRATDRLMSWAEKCGKPVLAGPLLNLSERWMPDWMQVWKHDYKACRDLLYDHLHRVVDRYKNAVAIWNVGSGLNLNDYFSFTPQQLLDLTRMSVLAVREARRTARCLLELREPFGEHGAINKDSIAPRVFLEQVLQEGIRIDAIGVQLLFGDARGGIQVRDLMQVSDLLDSFFLIEIPVVLTAIGVPSEQGQGEALLGGQWMGAWSQEKQAMWATRTFAMSLSKPFVDSVLWTDLYDHDGVALKHSGLISEKGKPKMALSRLAAHRRTLRKPLGPLRLPVKANT; from the coding sequence ATGTCGCTGTCATTGGAATATTTCAGTCCCTCAGTTGAAGATGCTGGTGAAGGCAATCTTGATGCCTCAAGCGCTTATCTCATGGACAAGAATCTGCGAGCCTTGCCAGGAAAAATAGACTTTCGCAAGAGCACCAAGGCTGGCGTGAATGGGATTCTTCGTGGGGATTCGGGGGCAGCGGGTGCGATGGCCATGACGGTTCAGTACGACGTAGCAGGGCGTGGTCTATTGATGCTGCAGACATGCCTTCTCCGCCAAAGAGACGAGCCTTACAACTTATCAGTTGAACTGGCTCGGCATCGCATCAAGATGTTTCTGAGCAAATCGGAAGAGTGGCAGATGTTCGATCTCAGCCAAGAGCATCCCGCGGTTGCAAATTGGGAAGACGCGCGTCAACTGTTGACTCGGGCGCTGGTCGCTAAAAATGGTTGTGAGGCGACTCGTTTAGCGAACAAGGCATTGGCTAAAAGTGTGGATGCGTCAGAGCGTCTGGCCACGGCACATGCGCAAATTCTATTGCACCGTCGCTATGGCCAGCGTGCTGCTTCTACAACGACCTTGGGCTTGCGTCTTTGGCCGAGTCGATTTGATCAGTCTGTGCTTGATTTAGTTGAGCGAGAGTTTGATGTTGTTTCACTGCCACTGATCTGGCGTGATATGGAGCCTCGTCAAGGTGAGATTGACTGGCGAGCAACCGATCGATTGATGTCTTGGGCTGAAAAGTGTGGCAAGCCTGTTCTTGCGGGGCCACTGCTTAATCTTTCGGAGCGTTGGATGCCCGATTGGATGCAAGTGTGGAAACATGATTACAAGGCTTGTCGCGATTTGCTTTATGATCATCTGCATCGTGTTGTTGATCGCTATAAGAACGCGGTAGCCATATGGAATGTCGGGAGTGGCCTGAATCTCAATGACTATTTCTCATTCACGCCCCAACAACTGCTCGATCTGACTCGAATGAGTGTGTTGGCGGTGCGAGAAGCGCGTCGCACCGCTCGTTGTTTACTAGAGCTTCGTGAGCCATTCGGCGAGCATGGTGCCATCAACAAGGACTCAATTGCACCGCGTGTATTTTTGGAGCAAGTGCTGCAAGAAGGTATTCGTATAGATGCGATTGGCGTCCAGCTGTTGTTTGGAGATGCTCGAGGCGGAATTCAGGTTCGAGATCTCATGCAGGTCAGTGATCTCTTGGATTCGTTTTTCCTTATTGAAATTCCAGTGGTTTTGACAGCTATTGGCGTGCCCAGTGAACAGGGGCAAGGAGAGGCTCTGCTTGGCGGTCAGTGGATGGGGGCCTGGTCTCAAGAGAAACAGGCGATGTGGGCCACACGTACCTTTGCAATGTCACTCTCTAAGCCATTTGTTGATTCGGTACTGTGGACAGATCTCTATGACCACGATGGTGTGGCATTGAAGCACTCTGGTTTGATTAGTGAGAAGGGGAAGCCCAAGATGGCGCTTAGCCGTCTTGCAGCCCATCGGCGCACGCTTCGCAAGCCGCTGGGGCCGCTGCGATTGCCAGTGAAGGCAAACACATGA